The Gemmatimonadaceae bacterium genome window below encodes:
- a CDS encoding LeuA family protein yields MDERELIHDWNSIDTAFDWRACRVELDDETLRDGLQCPSVTDPSIDDKRALLRLMVELGIDAVDIGLPGAGPRARADTLALAREIVDARLPLSPNCAARTVLSDVEPVVEIAHATGLAIETATFIGSSPIRQYAEDWTLDRMLRASEEAVTFAVREGMPVMFVTEDTTRAAPDTLKALYGNAIRWGARRLCLADTVGHATPDGVRALVRFVRDEIIAPSGEAVKLDWHGHRDRGLGLANCFAAIEAGVDRVHGTALGIGERVGNTEMDLLLINLRLLGAHPHELSRLPEYSRLASRACGVPIPPSYPVLGDDAFRTGTGVHAAAIIKARRKGHAWLADRIYSGVPAGDFGLAQRIEISHVSGLSNVKYWLEEHGHDASDAGLCQHVFEAAKRVSRVLSDVEIETLVSAYRSQPARA; encoded by the coding sequence ATGGACGAACGCGAGCTGATCCACGACTGGAATTCGATCGACACCGCCTTCGATTGGCGCGCGTGTCGGGTGGAGCTCGACGACGAGACGCTGCGCGACGGGCTGCAATGTCCGTCGGTGACCGATCCGTCGATCGATGACAAGCGTGCGCTCCTGCGCCTGATGGTCGAACTGGGCATCGACGCGGTGGACATCGGGCTGCCGGGCGCCGGTCCGCGGGCGCGCGCGGACACGTTGGCGTTGGCGCGCGAGATCGTGGATGCGCGACTTCCGTTGTCCCCGAACTGCGCGGCGCGCACGGTGCTGAGTGATGTGGAGCCAGTCGTCGAGATCGCGCATGCGACGGGACTCGCGATCGAGACCGCGACGTTCATCGGGTCGTCGCCGATCCGGCAGTATGCGGAAGACTGGACGCTGGATCGCATGCTGCGGGCGAGTGAAGAGGCGGTGACGTTCGCGGTGCGCGAGGGCATGCCGGTGATGTTCGTGACCGAGGACACGACGCGCGCGGCGCCGGACACGCTCAAGGCGCTGTACGGGAACGCGATTCGCTGGGGCGCCCGGCGTCTGTGTCTGGCGGACACCGTTGGGCACGCAACGCCGGACGGTGTGCGCGCGTTGGTGCGTTTTGTTCGCGACGAGATCATCGCGCCGAGCGGTGAAGCGGTGAAGCTGGACTGGCACGGGCATCGCGACCGCGGGCTCGGGTTGGCCAACTGCTTCGCGGCGATCGAGGCGGGGGTGGATCGCGTGCACGGGACCGCGTTAGGCATTGGGGAGCGCGTGGGCAACACGGAGATGGATCTGTTGTTGATCAATCTGCGGCTGCTCGGCGCGCACCCGCACGAGCTGAGCCGGCTGCCGGAGTACTCGCGACTGGCGTCGCGCGCGTGCGGCGTGCCGATCCCGCCGAGCTACCCTGTGTTAGGCGACGATGCATTCCGCACCGGGACGGGCGTGCATGCGGCGGCGATCATCAAGGCGCGCCGCAAGGGACATGCGTGGCTGGCGGACCGCATCTATTCCGGCGTGCCGGCGGGCGACTTCGGCCTTGCGCAACGGATCGAGATCTCGCACGTGTCGGGGCTGTCGAACGTGAAATACTGGCTCGAGGAGCACGGCCATGACGCGTCGGACGCCGGGCTGTGCCAGCACGTGTTCGAGGCCGCCAAGCGTGTGAGCCGCGTGTTGAGCGACGTCGAGATCGAGACGCTGGTGTCTGCGTATCGGAGCCAGCCGGCGCGGGCGTGA
- the atpE gene encoding ATP synthase F0 subunit C has protein sequence MFALLQAAGSFSREYAGAWAMLGAGVGAGLATIGAGIGIGRIGGQVADGIARQPEASGSIQTAGLILAALIEGVALFAVVVAFVIQNKFAF, from the coding sequence ATGTTCGCACTCTTGCAGGCCGCCGGGTCGTTCTCACGCGAGTACGCGGGTGCGTGGGCAATGTTAGGCGCCGGCGTCGGTGCCGGTTTGGCGACGATCGGTGCCGGTATCGGCATCGGGCGCATCGGCGGACAGGTTGCCGATGGCATCGCACGGCAGCCCGAAGCATCGGGCTCGATTCAGACGGCGGGGTTGATTCTCGCCGCGCTCATCGAGGGCGTGGCCCTGTTCGCGGTCGTCGTCGCGTTCGTCATTCAGAACAAGTTCGCGTTCTAG
- a CDS encoding DUF885 domain-containing protein: MTPPLAQVFEGYLDLRFRIDPVEATRAGRRELDGMYGAFDAAAVRAHSAALRSYTGALEEATADTLDDEIDQTAALHDARQLLSWFERERPFAHDPTFHVRHALDGIDRLTDNEGDPRERSAALLSRLRALPAFLGAAVDALVQPTRPALGIAAAMLPGGLAMVRDEVREALGPLGADPEGAAVQEAAVESLERFGDALALMDERARDTAGVGREAFERRLHTAHMIQDGADQLLRWAEHAYEESQRGVEAAAAAIAPGTPWREVVERVSEDSGAAAVLTSAYADAMDTARRFASAHGLVTVVTAPVRVRATPAYLAPLVPFALYDGPGAFAESQAGTLFLTAPNVAGSSVYRRSDIASTVVHEVIPGHHQQTVTANALERTVRRVLWSDEAREGWAYYCEAMMAEAGFFASPAARLLHARDVLWRTLRAIIDVAVHTKTLHLSAAERRLRDELGVDEATARSEVMRVVAHPTLMSCFVVGRREIERLRDDARDAWSRDGSGFSLSRFHGELLRYGGYPTALARWGMGLA; this comes from the coding sequence GTGACGCCGCCGCTCGCGCAGGTCTTCGAGGGGTATCTCGACCTTCGATTCCGGATCGATCCAGTCGAAGCGACGCGTGCGGGCCGGCGCGAGCTGGACGGGATGTACGGCGCGTTCGACGCCGCAGCGGTGCGGGCGCACAGCGCGGCGCTACGCAGCTATACCGGCGCGCTCGAGGAAGCGACGGCCGACACGCTCGATGATGAGATCGACCAAACGGCGGCGCTGCACGACGCGCGGCAACTCCTGTCGTGGTTCGAGCGCGAGCGCCCGTTCGCGCACGACCCGACGTTTCACGTGCGCCACGCCCTGGATGGGATCGATCGCCTAACGGATAACGAAGGCGACCCGCGCGAGCGGAGCGCCGCGCTCCTCTCGCGGCTGCGCGCCCTCCCGGCATTCCTCGGGGCGGCGGTCGACGCGCTCGTCCAACCCACTCGGCCAGCGTTAGGCATCGCGGCGGCCATGCTGCCCGGCGGATTGGCGATGGTGCGTGACGAGGTGCGCGAAGCGCTTGGTCCGTTGGGCGCCGATCCCGAGGGTGCGGCGGTGCAGGAGGCGGCCGTCGAGTCGCTGGAACGATTCGGCGACGCGTTGGCACTCATGGATGAGCGCGCGCGGGACACGGCGGGCGTCGGACGCGAGGCCTTCGAGCGACGCCTGCATACGGCGCACATGATCCAGGACGGCGCGGACCAACTGCTGCGTTGGGCAGAGCACGCGTACGAAGAGTCGCAGCGCGGCGTGGAGGCGGCCGCGGCGGCGATCGCACCCGGCACGCCGTGGCGGGAGGTGGTGGAGCGCGTGAGTGAAGATTCCGGAGCGGCGGCAGTGCTCACGAGCGCGTACGCGGACGCCATGGATACGGCTCGTCGGTTCGCGTCGGCGCACGGCTTGGTCACTGTGGTCACGGCGCCGGTGCGCGTGCGGGCAACGCCCGCGTATCTCGCGCCGCTCGTGCCGTTCGCATTGTACGATGGGCCGGGTGCGTTCGCGGAATCGCAAGCGGGCACGTTGTTCCTCACGGCGCCTAACGTGGCGGGGTCATCGGTCTATCGGCGGTCGGACATCGCGAGCACGGTGGTGCACGAGGTGATTCCCGGGCACCATCAGCAGACGGTCACGGCGAACGCATTGGAGCGCACGGTCCGTCGCGTGTTGTGGAGCGACGAGGCGCGCGAGGGCTGGGCTTACTACTGCGAGGCGATGATGGCGGAGGCGGGGTTCTTCGCGTCGCCGGCAGCGCGGCTTCTGCACGCGCGGGATGTTCTATGGCGGACCCTTCGCGCGATCATCGATGTGGCCGTGCACACCAAGACGCTGCACCTGAGCGCCGCCGAGCGCCGGTTGCGTGACGAGCTCGGCGTGGATGAGGCGACGGCTCGCAGCGAGGTGATGCGAGTGGTCGCGCATCCGACACTCATGTCGTGCTTCGTCGTTGGGCGGCGCGAGATCGAGCGGCTGCGCGACGATGCACGCGACGCGTGGAGCCGCGATGGCAGCGGATTCTCGTTGTCGCGATTTCACGGCGAGCTGTTGCGGTACGGCGGATATCCGACGGCGTTGGCCCGGTGGGGAATGGGCCTCGCGTAG
- a CDS encoding cupin domain-containing protein: protein MSGPAAVTTVPKPWGHEIIWARTDQYVGKILHIKAGHALSVQYHNHKDETVYLLSGKLIYWVKLGDGELEDMRLEPGQAFRITPGTVHYMEAVTDCDVLEASTPHLDDVVRLKDRYGREGTSAP from the coding sequence ATGTCCGGACCGGCGGCGGTGACCACGGTGCCCAAGCCGTGGGGACACGAGATCATCTGGGCGCGCACCGACCAATACGTCGGGAAGATTCTGCACATCAAGGCTGGCCACGCGCTGTCCGTCCAGTATCACAATCACAAGGACGAGACGGTGTACCTCTTGTCCGGCAAGCTCATCTATTGGGTGAAGCTCGGCGACGGGGAGCTCGAGGACATGCGACTCGAGCCCGGGCAGGCATTCCGCATTACGCCGGGCACGGTCCACTACATGGAAGCGGTGACGGACTGCGACGTGCTCGAGGCATCGACGCCGCATCTGGACGACGTCGTGCGACTCAAGGACCGCTACGGGCGGGAGGGGACGAGCGCGCCATGA
- the atpH gene encoding ATP synthase F1 subunit delta, translated as MQEPTISRNYAETLVELARRASDLDGWGGLIDEVAGAIQADIRLSRFLESPRVSAERKNEIVAAAFADRLPRPFVRFLQAVIRHRRQHLIPDIAIEYHAIVDEIQNRVHASVTVAREPDATLGHDVAARLSRVLGKTVVPHFVVRPEILGGTIVRVGDTIMDGSVRRRLSMLRSRMLGTIR; from the coding sequence ATGCAAGAGCCGACGATCTCGCGCAATTATGCGGAGACGCTGGTCGAGCTCGCGCGTCGTGCGTCGGACCTGGATGGCTGGGGGGGTCTGATCGACGAGGTCGCCGGCGCCATTCAGGCGGACATCAGGTTGTCGCGATTCCTCGAATCGCCGCGCGTGAGCGCCGAGCGAAAGAACGAGATCGTGGCGGCGGCGTTTGCGGACCGGCTGCCGAGGCCGTTCGTGCGCTTTCTGCAGGCTGTGATCAGGCACCGCCGGCAGCATCTCATTCCGGACATTGCGATCGAGTATCATGCGATTGTGGATGAAATCCAGAATCGCGTGCACGCGTCTGTGACGGTGGCGCGAGAGCCGGATGCCACGCTGGGGCATGACGTGGCCGCGCGGCTGTCGCGCGTGCTGGGCAAGACGGTGGTACCGCATTTCGTCGTTCGTCCGGAGATTCTTGGCGGCACGATCGTGCGTGTTGGCGACACCATCATGGATGGATCGGTGCGCCGGCGTTTGAGCATGTTGCGTTCGCGCATGCTCGGCACGATTCGGTAA
- the atpB gene encoding F0F1 ATP synthase subunit A, protein MTFRSLVLALACMAAPAAMYAQGAAPNAAPAHQIHVGPRGDRLMGAQGSADIIMPHITDSHTIELPFGHAWEIPRWKPVRVGSVEIDFSITKHVVMLFVAAILCMVVLIPAAIAHERHTTERGSPKGFATGIEAVVLYIRNDVVLANVGPHGNAFVPFGLTLFFFILFANLLGLVPYGSTATGNISVTGMLAIITFVVVEATGIKTQGWRYLRTIFYVPPKEIPFVMKLFMVPIMTVVEIIGKFTKPFALAVRLFANMTAGHVVLLALISLIFTFASYWVGIPSVLMGVGSSLLEIFVAFLQAYIFTILSCVFIGLIRSEAH, encoded by the coding sequence ATGACTTTTCGTTCGCTCGTCCTCGCGCTCGCGTGCATGGCGGCGCCCGCGGCGATGTACGCCCAGGGCGCGGCGCCCAACGCCGCTCCGGCGCATCAGATCCACGTGGGACCTCGCGGCGACCGCCTCATGGGCGCGCAGGGATCGGCGGACATCATCATGCCGCACATCACGGACTCGCACACGATCGAGCTGCCGTTCGGGCATGCGTGGGAGATTCCGCGGTGGAAGCCGGTGCGCGTCGGATCGGTCGAAATCGATTTTTCGATCACCAAGCACGTCGTCATGCTGTTCGTCGCGGCGATCCTGTGCATGGTCGTATTGATCCCGGCGGCGATTGCGCACGAGCGGCACACCACGGAGCGCGGATCGCCGAAGGGCTTTGCGACGGGCATCGAAGCCGTGGTGCTCTACATCCGCAACGACGTGGTGCTGGCGAACGTGGGACCGCACGGCAACGCATTCGTGCCATTCGGGCTCACGCTCTTCTTCTTCATTCTGTTCGCGAATCTGCTGGGCCTGGTGCCTTACGGATCGACAGCCACGGGCAACATCTCGGTGACCGGAATGCTGGCGATCATCACGTTCGTGGTGGTCGAAGCAACGGGGATCAAGACGCAGGGGTGGCGATATCTGCGCACGATTTTCTATGTGCCGCCCAAAGAAATTCCGTTCGTGATGAAGCTGTTCATGGTGCCGATCATGACGGTCGTCGAGATCATCGGCAAATTCACGAAGCCGTTCGCGCTGGCCGTTCGATTGTTCGCGAACATGACGGCGGGTCACGTGGTGTTGTTGGCGCTGATCAGCCTCATCTTCACGTTCGCGAGCTACTGGGTGGGCATTCCGTCGGTGCTGATGGGTGTGGGCAGCAGCCTGCTCGAGATATTCGTGGCGTTCCTGCAGGCGTACATTTTCACGATTTTGTCCTGCGTGTTCATCGGGCTCATTCGGTCCGAGGCGCATTAG
- the atpF gene encoding F0F1 ATP synthase subunit B has product MRFHSSGIVLMRTSLAACVLMLGNALPLAAQQQHAEPPKLLTANGGLMFWTLIIFIVVLIVLTKFAFKPITRAVEAREQALEDAIENAKRDREEAAKLLEEHKRLVAQAHADAQRFIAEGRVAGEKVRTEIVEQAHREQQQVMERARQEIETERQQAMVELRRDTVNLAVRSASKVIEKNLDDETNRRVVESFLASLEPASR; this is encoded by the coding sequence ATGCGGTTTCACTCTTCGGGGATCGTACTCATGCGCACGTCGCTGGCCGCCTGCGTCCTCATGTTAGGCAACGCGCTGCCGCTTGCAGCCCAGCAGCAGCACGCGGAGCCGCCGAAGCTGCTGACCGCGAACGGCGGTTTGATGTTCTGGACGCTGATCATCTTCATCGTCGTGCTGATCGTGCTGACGAAGTTCGCGTTCAAGCCGATCACGCGGGCCGTCGAGGCGCGTGAGCAAGCGCTGGAAGATGCGATCGAGAACGCGAAGCGGGATCGTGAGGAAGCGGCGAAGCTGCTCGAGGAGCACAAGCGGCTCGTTGCTCAGGCGCACGCCGATGCCCAACGCTTCATCGCCGAGGGTCGTGTCGCAGGTGAGAAGGTGCGCACGGAGATCGTGGAGCAGGCGCATCGCGAGCAGCAGCAGGTGATGGAGCGCGCGCGCCAGGAGATCGAGACCGAGCGTCAGCAGGCGATGGTGGAGCTGCGGCGCGATACGGTGAATCTCGCGGTGCGGAGCGCGAGCAAGGTGATCGAGAAGAACCTGGATGATGAGACCAACCGTCGAGTGGTCGAGTCGTTCCTGGCGTCGCTGGAACCGGCCAGCCGCTAA
- a CDS encoding M20/M25/M40 family metallo-hydrolase — MSAPLAHARGALRARDTEIVASQVAISEIEAPTGNERRRGACIAERFRAIGLRDVRVDAADNVIGRRDGAADVAPVVICAHLDTVFPPGTPVRVRRSGARLVGPGIGDNGRGLAAMLALAEVIDGTRMRTHAPVDFVATVGEEGAGDLRGAKHLFDRAGDARAAIALDGAGDERIVHRALGSRRFRITFRGPGGHSWTAFGVPNAVHAAALAAAKLARLPRPASPRTTLSVGRIGGGIAVNAIPEEGWLEVDLRSTSAAVLDRYEHEIHAAARAASEEENGRRARGTPPLTESIARIGNRPGGDTDATHPLVALAVDTTRLIGREPELATASTDANVPISRGIPAIAIGAGGRGGDAHTPAEWFDNTDGHTGLARALAIVIGAAGLATASHTAPPAA, encoded by the coding sequence ATGTCAGCGCCGCTCGCGCACGCGCGCGGCGCGCTCCGCGCGCGCGACACCGAGATCGTCGCCTCGCAGGTCGCGATCTCCGAAATCGAAGCGCCCACCGGCAACGAACGCCGTCGCGGCGCGTGCATCGCCGAGCGATTCCGCGCGATCGGACTGCGCGACGTTCGCGTCGACGCGGCCGACAATGTGATCGGCCGTCGCGACGGCGCAGCCGATGTCGCGCCCGTCGTCATCTGCGCCCACCTTGACACGGTCTTTCCGCCCGGCACCCCCGTTCGCGTAAGGCGCTCCGGCGCCCGTCTCGTTGGCCCCGGGATCGGCGACAACGGCCGCGGACTCGCCGCCATGCTCGCCTTGGCCGAGGTCATTGACGGAACACGCATGCGCACGCACGCACCGGTGGACTTCGTTGCCACCGTCGGCGAAGAAGGCGCCGGCGACCTCCGCGGCGCCAAGCACCTCTTCGACCGCGCCGGCGATGCGCGCGCCGCGATCGCGCTCGACGGCGCAGGCGATGAGCGCATCGTCCACCGCGCCCTGGGATCGCGCCGCTTCCGGATCACCTTCCGCGGTCCGGGTGGCCACAGCTGGACGGCGTTCGGCGTGCCTAACGCTGTCCACGCCGCCGCGCTCGCCGCCGCCAAGCTCGCACGACTCCCCCGGCCCGCGTCGCCGCGCACCACCCTCTCGGTCGGACGCATCGGTGGCGGAATTGCCGTGAACGCCATCCCCGAGGAAGGCTGGCTCGAGGTCGACCTCCGCTCGACGTCGGCGGCAGTCCTCGATCGCTACGAGCACGAAATCCACGCCGCGGCTCGCGCCGCATCCGAAGAAGAAAATGGTCGCCGTGCGCGCGGCACACCGCCGCTCACGGAATCGATCGCGCGCATCGGGAATCGGCCCGGCGGCGACACAGACGCCACTCACCCGTTGGTCGCGCTCGCCGTCGACACCACGCGCCTCATCGGCCGCGAGCCCGAGTTGGCCACCGCGTCGACCGACGCCAATGTGCCGATCAGCCGCGGCATTCCTGCGATCGCCATCGGCGCCGGTGGTCGCGGCGGAGATGCCCATACGCCCGCCGAGTGGTTCGACAACACCGACGGGCACACCGGACTCGCGCGCGCGCTCGCTATCGTGATCGGCGCCGCCGGTCTCGCCACCGCCTCCCACACCGCGCCTCCAGCCGCCTGA
- a CDS encoding sugar phosphate nucleotidyltransferase has product MKVIIPLAGKGTRLRPHTHVTPKPMLRVAGKPVMGYILDDLQRLGGVEQIIYITGHLKEKVEAFAKQEYDFPSVFIEQEVQNGTASAIALARPYVDQPVLIIFVDTIFDADLSVLKTTDADGIIWVKEVEDYQRFGVVVTNEAGDMTRIVEKPREPISRRANIGLYYVRDWKRLYEGIDYVMRQPPVNGEYYLTDAFQYMIDHGSRIKVIDVEGWYDAGKLDTLLETNRAMLERGRARRPAPAPGVRIFDPVYIEDGVVIERSTIGPNVSIGGGTRISGSTIRDSVIGVKSCIEASLLHDSMLGDEVVVKGARGSLTLGSHSEIRLERD; this is encoded by the coding sequence ATGAAGGTGATCATTCCGCTCGCGGGCAAGGGGACGCGGCTCAGGCCGCACACGCACGTCACGCCGAAGCCGATGCTCCGCGTGGCGGGGAAGCCGGTGATGGGGTACATCCTGGACGATCTGCAACGGTTAGGCGGCGTCGAGCAGATCATCTACATCACCGGGCATCTCAAGGAAAAGGTGGAGGCCTTCGCGAAGCAGGAATACGATTTTCCGTCGGTGTTCATCGAGCAGGAGGTGCAGAACGGAACGGCGAGTGCGATCGCGTTGGCGCGGCCGTACGTCGACCAGCCGGTGCTGATCATCTTCGTGGACACGATCTTCGATGCGGACTTGTCGGTGCTCAAGACGACGGATGCGGACGGGATCATCTGGGTGAAGGAAGTCGAGGACTACCAGCGCTTCGGGGTGGTGGTGACTAACGAAGCGGGAGACATGACCCGCATCGTGGAGAAGCCGCGCGAGCCGATTTCGCGGCGGGCGAACATCGGGCTGTACTATGTGCGCGACTGGAAGCGCTTGTACGAGGGGATCGACTACGTGATGCGGCAGCCGCCGGTGAACGGCGAGTATTACCTGACGGATGCGTTCCAGTACATGATCGATCACGGGTCGCGCATCAAGGTGATCGACGTCGAGGGCTGGTACGACGCGGGCAAGCTCGACACGCTGCTGGAAACGAACCGCGCGATGCTCGAGCGGGGACGGGCGCGACGGCCGGCGCCGGCGCCCGGCGTGCGCATTTTCGATCCCGTCTACATCGAAGACGGGGTGGTGATCGAGCGCTCGACCATCGGGCCGAACGTCTCGATCGGAGGGGGAACGCGCATCAGCGGTTCGACGATTCGGGACAGCGTGATCGGCGTCAAGAGCTGCATCGAGGCGTCGTTGCTGCACGACTCGATGCTCGGCGACGAGGTCGTGGTGAAGGGCGCGCGCGGCTCGCTGACGTTAGGCAGCCACAGCGAGATCCGGCTGGAACGCGACTGA
- a CDS encoding beta-propeller fold lactonase family protein, which translates to MRGTWQGLSLGSSIVAGALAAAACSGSEKQPAAGAESTAAAPAPAAASARASLVYVSDERGNKVTVINTATDSVVKTIDAGQRPRGVRLTPDGKTLVVAVSGSPIGGPGVDESKLPPPDRSKDGIALVDLATDSMRRLQGGHDPENFDITPDGKFIYVSNEDAGKATVLDLADGKEVAKVKVGSEPEGVKVTPDGKEAWVTSEGQGTVTVIDVGSNKAIATIKVGKRPRSVVFAPDGSKGYVPAEVGGNVSVVDVKSHKVVKTLDLTKTTPGAKPMGSAISPDGKFVYITTGRGATLEVIATANDSVVATIRDPKRPWGVAVTSDGSKIYTANGPSNDIAIIDAATNKVIKTVPAGDSPWGVAISR; encoded by the coding sequence ATGCGTGGAACGTGGCAGGGCCTTTCGTTAGGCAGTAGCATCGTGGCGGGCGCGTTGGCGGCGGCGGCGTGCTCGGGCAGCGAGAAACAGCCCGCGGCGGGGGCGGAATCGACGGCGGCTGCGCCGGCTCCGGCCGCGGCGAGCGCTCGGGCGTCGCTGGTGTATGTGTCGGACGAGCGCGGCAACAAGGTCACGGTGATCAACACGGCCACCGACAGCGTGGTGAAAACGATCGACGCGGGGCAGCGGCCGCGCGGCGTTCGCCTAACGCCTGACGGCAAGACGCTGGTCGTCGCGGTGAGCGGCTCGCCGATCGGTGGACCGGGTGTCGACGAGTCGAAGTTGCCGCCGCCCGACAGGTCCAAGGACGGCATCGCGCTGGTCGATCTGGCGACGGACAGCATGCGACGCCTGCAGGGCGGTCACGATCCTGAGAACTTCGACATTACGCCCGACGGCAAGTTCATCTATGTGTCCAACGAGGATGCGGGCAAGGCCACGGTGCTCGACCTCGCGGACGGCAAGGAGGTCGCCAAGGTGAAAGTGGGCAGCGAGCCCGAGGGCGTGAAGGTGACGCCCGACGGCAAGGAGGCATGGGTGACCAGCGAGGGGCAGGGGACGGTGACGGTGATCGATGTGGGGTCGAACAAAGCGATTGCAACGATCAAGGTCGGGAAGCGGCCGCGGTCGGTGGTTTTTGCACCTGATGGGTCGAAAGGGTACGTGCCGGCCGAAGTCGGCGGCAACGTGTCGGTTGTCGACGTGAAGAGCCACAAGGTGGTCAAGACGCTCGATCTCACGAAGACGACGCCTGGGGCGAAGCCCATGGGCTCGGCGATTTCACCGGACGGCAAGTTCGTGTACATCACGACCGGTCGCGGGGCCACGTTGGAGGTTATCGCGACGGCGAACGATTCGGTGGTGGCGACGATTCGAGATCCGAAGCGGCCATGGGGCGTCGCGGTGACATCGGATGGATCAAAGATCTACACGGCGAACGGTCCGTCCAACGACATTGCGATCATCGACGCAGCGACGAACAAGGTGATCAAGACTGTGCCGGCAGGCGATTCGCCGTGGGGTGTGGCGATCTCAAGGTAG